The sequence acctGAGCACTGACATCCTGCTCCTCACTGCTCTGGTCCAGATGCTGCGCAGCACTGACAGCTACTTTGATGACATCAGCGAGCTAGATGTGCATGACTAGAAAGCTGCATCTCAATTGTGAGAGTGGCTACCTCTCCTAAGTGCATATCAGTGTGATGATCAGCCAATCAGGATTCGAGACTAGACCCCTGTGTTTTGGCCTCCTGCCTGCATGGTGCACCTGCTTATCTGGTGAGTCACTGGGGGGCCCCCTGCCCCTTCATATAGAATGAAAATGCATCTTAAAAAGAGCACCACTGTAAAGATGTATTTGGCTTTTATTGGGGCCCTGGTAGCTCACTGGTtaagtgtgtgtaccatgtaagTGGAGGTCTTACCGCAGGGTCTGGGGTTCAAATCTCACTTGTCTGTCTTCACTAATCTGTCGCGAATTAAGCAGATATGTGCCACAATCAAATGTATCTTTAAAAAAAGCACGCTGAACTTTAGTTGGGTGAAAATGTAAGTATAGCCAAGTCTCCAAATATTTTGACACTAATTAAAAAAATGGGTTTGAACTGCAATCCAATAAAGCAACAATTAAACAGTCAGTGGACAGAGAAACGGAAACTTTATTAATGTACAGTTAGCCAGACGGTACAGTTACTGTACAGAAAATACAACTGGAGTAAAATGATGGCTAAAATGTACATGACATGAGAAATGGCTGATAACTTAAAATGAAACCACAAGCGGTCAGTGGGCATCCTTACTGTGTGATGTATAGGGAAACAAATGTCATTGCAATTGTTGTACATTACTGGTATCTAGGCGGATTATGATTTGGCAGCTGAGTTCCCAACAAAAAAAAGTAACAATTATTAATTGTAGGATTTTGTTCTCACCGATAACTTGGAAGAACACATTAACATGTCAAATAGTGTTTAAAATACGTATGCAATGTTAGTGTAGGTAAAAGACACAGGCTTTCGAGCGTTAACGTTAAACTTAAAATGACAGACTCAAGCACTTTGACGTCAACTGAGCGCTGACGTGCCAGATACACTAGCTGGCTGCTCCATTATAGCACACCAAAAACATGCCTGTCTCAAATCCTCTTTCCTCCAatccttctcctgtccttttctTTCCTAGATAACAATGACTGATTTGATAGCAATATCTGTTATATCCAAGTCCTGCACAGGCTTCATATTGCACATCTGTCAAGCTCAGTGGTTGACAAAGTAAACAGGGACAAGGAAGTGGGATGGGCCCCAGAATCCTACTTTCTTGCCAAGGTCCTTACCAACTGCCATCCGATAGAGAACAGTTTGGTCTTGGCACAGCGAAAGAATCCTCCAACTAAGTACAAAGCATTTTGCAATGGCTTCCTTCATTCTGTCAACTGGGTTTGGATGAGAAcagtaaaacaacaaaaaaaggcaGCAAAGTGAGAAAGCCATTTAAACTGGAAAACTATCAGGTTTTAGTGCAGgacaaggacaaacacacacatacgttcacacacacacatacgttcacacacacacacatacgttcacacacacacacacacacatacgttcacacacacaagtccaatgGGGGATTTCCTGCACAGGTACAGGGTATGGAGCAGGACATAGGTCAGAGCAGTATTCTTGGCACATGTATTGCAGCTATGAGCTGTGTCCCCAGGCCTCCAGTGTAAACACGTGCATTTACATAACCCCTCCATAAACGGGTTGGACGTTTACAAAGTTGGACTTGGCTTTAAAACGTGTACTTTTGATCAAAGGTCAATTCACATGATACCCATTAAGCAAATATTTGGAATGGTATAATTTCTGTTGTCACTCACCACCTCTCTGTAGGTAAGGGATATTGCATTGTGCCATTCTGTAAAAGCGCTTCGATTTCTACAGGTCGTGGGTTGTTTGCGGCTGTGTGTAAAGTTCAGTTACACTGGGATAGGTGCAGTCCCAAACAGTACTGTGGCCGAGAGGGGCTCTCACGTATGAAGTGGATTACACACCTTCCTTTAAGTCTGGGGTTATGACCACTGATATGCCTCGCATTGAAGATCCTAGCTGAGACTAGAAGCTGAATATCGACGGCATGAGTTGAGAGAGGCACCAAAGCTAAGCAGTATCTGATTCTGACCAAGTCGCTTTTTTGTCTGTCAAAAGTGTTTTCTGTGTACTGCGGCTATGGCAGTTTCAGAAACGCTGCTGGAGGAAGCGGGATCTGATTGAGGAGGGAATGTCACTTTGGCGCTCTGTGTTCAGACCTGACACAGTGCTTCATTACATCCACATTAAAAACATTCACTTTTCAaacagtaaaaaacaaacaaacaaagaactTCCTCTACAGAACTGTACAAGATTACAAATGATCAATAATTAGTTATACATATTTATATAACAACATTGGTTACTTAATATCACTATAAAGATGTATTGTATTTGATTCTAAATGCAGTATCCCCTTCCGCAAAGCTGCTACAAGAACTACACTGAAGATATTTTCGGTAGTTGAAGCAGCATCCATtacaaaggatttttgccagtAACTGTTTCACTATCAAGCAGACCCAAGGTGTTTTAATCTTTACCCAGCAAATTACTGTAGGGCCTTAAAGGCAACGCCTACCATGCTTGTAAGCCATTACTCCACAGCAGCGGGGGAGGAAATATCGCCCCCTTTGTCACAAATATCACACACTCGCTTTATCAAGTGGGCAGCACTGGCCCCTATTTTGGAAATGATTTGATTTTTTTACCAAATAACACGAGGACTGTTCAGTCTACTCCAGGAAACTATTACAACTTTAATGCAGTTGAAATGCATGGCAACAACCTGACACTAACTGAATGTGAAGTGTTTCAAGTGgcaggtgagaacacacacaatgttgaaGGCTATGTTCCAACAGTATATTCTAACAGTAACCCTAATTATGTCCAGATAAATAGGCCAAATTGTCAAAGTATTTACTACAATTTCTTTTCAGAGGGCAGTGACATCCTGCAGAAACCATGGCGGAGCATCATTTGGAAAGCTGAGTAGGTCCAACTGTAATTTATCAATGAAGTTTGTTTTACCTTGAAtgacaaatgtaaatgtaattagaaCACTAACATTTTCTACACTGGTTGGAATATCATAATGAGCACGTAAAGCACACACTTGAACATTTCCTTATTAGTAAATCGGCAAATATGTTTTCTTGTTCCACAGGAAAAGAAAAGAGCTGATAGAATTCATTAAGCAGTACAAGCCCACAATCAGCTCAGTGTCTCGGGCCAAGGTTCTGCTCATTGGTCCCGTTGGTGCTGGAAAGTCCAGCTTCTTCAACTCTATCAACTCCATCTTCAGAGGTCACGTGACCAGCCAGGCTATATCAGGAAGCTCTAGCACCAGCCTTTCCACTCAGGTAAAGTTAGTGGTAGTGAGCTGCCATTTCCTCCAAGCTGCTGTATTTAACGTTTAATTCAATGTTGACGTCTTTTTAAAAACATGTGATAGTTTGAGTCTAAACTCTTTGAATCTAGATGTGACGGACTAGAATTTTTTACACATACTCAACCATAACATTGACTTTACTATTGTAATGAGCTCACCCATGCTACTTCAAAAaaatgtctgtttccttttgttgTGATAATGGTATGAGACTAAGGTGTTGATGTAACTTCTCTGCTTGTCAGTTTCGTACCTACTCTGTGAAGGCTGGACGAGATGGCAAACCCCTGCCGATTCTAATGTGTGACACCATGGGACTGGAAGAGGCCACAGGGGCTGGAGTTGAtattgatgatgtcatcagcaTTCTCAGAGGTCACATGCCTGACAGACACCAGGTGAAGACATGGTACACCaactacatatatatatatatatatatatatatatatatatatatatatatatatatatatatatatatatcagccctgtgtgtgtacacacacacacacacatttgtgcatTAATATTTGaactttctctcctctgtctagtTTCATCCAGCAGTCCCTCTTCAACCAGAGGCCCATGGTTACCGTCGTTCTCCTGAGCTGCAGGATAAGATCCACTGTGTTGCCTACGTTATCGATGGCTGCAAGGTCTCCATCATGTCTGCCAAAATGGAGGCAAAACTGTCTGCCATTCGCTGGAAGATCAACCGGCTAGGTAATTTGTTTTAATTTAGACCTGTTTGCATTCACGATTCATGATAGGATACAGTaccagggggtcagatggctgagtggttagggagtcgggctattaatcagaggttgttggttcgattcccggccgtgccacatggcgttgtgtctttgggcaaggcacttcaacccacttgcctcggggagaatgtccctgtacttactgtaagtcgctctggataagagcgtctgctaaatgactaaatgtaatgtaagtaccAGGTTTAACAATAGTAGGAGTGAGTAAAATGCATATTCATTAACCCTTTTTTCAAAGTCAACTGCCACTAATGCAGATCTGTTCTCCAGGCATCCCTCAGCTGGTTCTGATGACTAAAGTGGATGAGGCCTGTCCTGATGTGGCAGACGACCTCAAGGACATCTACATCAGCCAGTACATTAGGACAAAGGTGAGGGCCCCTGTAATTAAAGCAATGATACAACATTTTCTGTATTTCAGAGCTCTGGTCCTTCTGTAACTCCAAAGCTAAACGTACTGTTGGCATCTCTCGTAGGCGCAGGAAGTCAGTGTCCGTCTCGGTGTTCCCCTGtcctgtgtgcttcctgtgaagaactacagcgaggagctggagctggacttGAGCACTGACATCCTGCTCCTCACTGCTCTGGTCCAGATGCTGCGCTGCACTGACAACTACTTTGATGACATCAGCGATGTGCATGACTAGATGGGTGCATCTCAATTGTCAGGAGTGGctacctttcctccctctcctgcccccaacacacatttccacacacTCCTAACCCATGTTATATGGATACTGGAAACGTACTGTTTTCATGGATTCCTTTTTGTTGGGCTATAGTTGTATTACCACCAGCTTATACTTTTCGTACAAAGTCTTAGGTTAGTTACCTGAAACCAACCCTTATGAAAGTGGGGGTAGATGTTAAACTTCTTACTGCCTTTTGATGCAACTTTTGTTTGGTAAACAACTTTTATTACACAAAGTTTTCTTTTCTAACAGAATTCATAATACC is a genomic window of Osmerus mordax isolate fOsmMor3 chromosome 26, fOsmMor3.pri, whole genome shotgun sequence containing:
- the LOC136935891 gene encoding interferon-induced protein 44-like, which encodes MHGNNLTLTECEVFQVAEGSDILQKPWRSIIWKAEKRKELIEFIKQYKPTISSVSRAKVLLIGPVGAGKSSFFNSINSIFRGHVTSQAISGSSSTSLSTQFRTYSVKAGRDGKPLPILMCDTMGLEEATGAGVDIDDVISILRGHMPDRHQFHPAVPLQPEAHGYRRSPELQDKIHCVAYVIDGCKVSIMSAKMEAKLSAIRWKINRLGIPQLVLMTKVDEACPDVADDLKDIYISQYIRTKAQEVSVRLGVPLSCVLPVKNYSEELELDLSTDILLLTALVQMLRCTDNYFDDISDVHD